The Arvicola amphibius chromosome 4, mArvAmp1.2, whole genome shotgun sequence genome includes the window AATTGCTGCTTACACAGCCCGAGTGCAACTGGCCCAGTGCTTGTGTGAACCCCAGATCATAGCTGGAGGGACAGTGCTTGGGCGAAGCCACTAACCCCCTGGAGAAGCTTTGATGACTCTCCAGCTAACCTCTGCTGATTCTTCAGCTGACCTTTCCCGGTGCTccagttccttcctctctctctctctctctctctcctctctctctctctctctctctctctctctctctctctctcgtcatctCTTCTGAAACCACAGAGAGCGTTATGAGAATGATTCTTGATCAACCCAGCACAACTACTTACCCTATACTTATGTCACATTATGTACTAGAAGTTATGTTGGCTTAATTTAAAGTACTGGGGTCCCTGTGACCAATCCCCCTGTAGACGCCAAGGGATACTGTAATGTCCTCTAGGTTCATCTCTATCCACATGATAACAAATGCAATTCTGTTTTTCAAACCTATGTAGTATTTAATCCGTGtgtatgtctttttttgtttgtttgctttttgtttttcaagacagggtttctctgtgtagctttcgagcctgtcctggaatttgctctgtagaccaggttggccttgaactcacagaaatccggctacctctgcctcctgagtgctgggattaaaggcatgtgccaccactgcccggtgtaTATACCACATCTTAAAGATATATTTGCTCCTTCATAGACATTTAGGTTGGTCCCATGTCTTAGCTCTTGACAGCGCCAGGATGAGCATTTCAATACATATGTCTCTTGCAcatactgatttcatttcctttggaaagacacccaggagctagagagatggatcataTACTAGgtctatttttaagtttttgatgtGGGGGATTATTGGACATGTGGATGAGCCCGCAAAGAAATGGTCCCACAGAGCAGAGACAGAATGTGGGAGGCAGGGTTGGAGGAAAGACCTACACCTAGAAGAGAAACAGGATGCTGGAGAGCCAGGTGGAGAGCCCCCACACCCTGCAAACAATGTCTGGAGCTCTTTCCAGGGCTGGCTCCAGCTGCATGCTTCTGGAACCCTCTatctctttttcttgtcttcaatAAACAGCAGTGCACAGAGACACATGGACAGTGACTAAAATAATTCTAATACAGGCTTGTGGGTCAGGAAAAGACCTCCATGCTCCCACACAGCACGCATATGGGCCGGACTTTCCAAGGCCAACTGCGAAGGTTGGTCCAGAGGGGCTGCGGTATCAGGATGTCCATACCTGCTCTTCCACGTGGTCTCTGATGATGGCAGCTCGGGTACCTGAGTTCAACCTCCTTCTACCTGAGCTGGGTCAGTGTTGTTCTAGAAAGCAAGCACAGGAACACATCggtcttctttctgtcttccgcCCCGCTTCCAggcttccatctctccctccctccccccctctgtgtgtgtgtgtgtgtgtgtgtgcacatgtgcatgtatgaatgtctgtatatgtatgagtgcaggcaaacatgtgcctcatgtgtggaggtctgaggaccaTCTCAGGTATTGTTCTCAGGTTCcaccttgaggcagggtctctttgttaGCTGCTGTGTATagcaggctagctggcctgggaGCTCTAGCGATTTTCCTATTTTCCTTAGGAGCATTGGAATTATGGTCAAGTGCTAACCTGGTCCTGCGCTGCTCTTTATTCTCCCCATCTCATTAGTCCTTCTCTGTTTGGTACACACTCCGACTTTCTTCAAATTTAGGTGAGATTTACAAGATACGATGAACCACTTTCATGTGagcagttgagggacatctagtaCATTTCTTTTGTTGTGACCATCACCTGTGTCTTCTTCCACGACCACACGAGGAAGTTCTGTTCTCTCCCCTTACAGCTCCTGTGTCTATTGTTGGAACGTGCCTGTTCTGGACTTTGAGGTCCAGTCATGTGCATGAATCAGTGTTTCATTCCCTTCCGCTGACTAGCAGTCGGTTATGAGGACAAACCCGTCTTGCGAATCTGTTCATCAGCTGATGGATATTTGGGCTCCTCTTTTAGCTTGTATAAGTGATACTATTGCTGCATCTGTGTAGCTTCTGCTAgatatctattttcattttattgggcATATACCCTAGGCATGGCCATGTGGTGCTGAATCCAGTGAACATTCTCTTTTCAAGGTAGCTGCTACTGGTACTTTACATTTCTGGAAATGGTaatccagaggaccaggttttaGGTCAGGGTTGTTTCATTCCAACTTTCTGTAATATTGTAGACACATCCAGAATCTGTGCTCTCTAGGTATTCACTGGCCACATAACCCTGAGCAGTAGACAAGCCACATCTTTATGTTTTCCCtaatggaaaattaaatattcCTTTTGGATGGTGGTTGTGCATTTGACAGGAAGCCTTAAGAGGTGGGAGATGAGAAGCTAATCCAGAACATCTTCCTCTACAATGCTTCCACGACACCATTAAATAGTAACATCCAACTCCTAAAAAGTTCAACTGCCACTCAAGAGATTAAGAAACTACAATGATCTATGAATACATACAAACTGAAGCTAGAACTGAAGAGTCTCCCTGAAAACATAAGGGGAAGATCTCAAGGTCCAAACCTTGGGCGTTGCTTTACTGAAACCACCCACCAGCAGACTGTACAATCTATATGCAGTTTTTGTGTCTATTGTGTGGTTGAGACTCACAGTTGAATACACTGCTTATTCTTAGGCAAACAGGTTTTTGAGATGTTGATATTTTATACTGATTTGTGATTACAGACAGTGTCTGAGGAGTCCAGGCTTGAATAGACCCAGTTTTGGTAGGGTATATATAATGAGCATTATATAATTGTCTTGCTGTCCTGTATTgttaaaatttaaagagaatagCACAGTTAACAGGAAAGGGGACACATGTCGAACTCGGTGGCATTTTAACGAATTGTAATAACTCATTTAATCCCCCTTAACCCTCACTTTTCCCGCTGGTAGTGAttttatctgtaattctttattcTGCCCGTGGAAATCACAATCCTCTCTAAAAACTCCCATTTTACTTGATGTGATGCTAATCATGTTCTCCTTTAAACTTTACTATTGGACATTGCTCTGTACTCTCAAACCTAGTTTTACCAAAACCGACTAATTATTTTGTTCTTCAAGGTTAAGCTACTTAAATGGGTAGGATTGTTTGATCAATTCCAAATACCGGCTGGACCACCATCATGGCCATCTATCTGTAATCCTACCACTTAGAGGGCAGCACTGACCTGTGTCGCTCCCCGTCCCCGACAAAAGAAACCGAAAAACTTCGAGTTGTtcgctaaaaaaaaaaaaaaaaaaaaaatccctgacacTTTTGGAAACCTCAATGTGATTAGATTCTAACTCGAATGGACTTACGTTTTGGTAGAACCGGAAGCATTAGCTTTCATTAGAGACATCAGTTTCTAACCTACCAGTGCCTAATGCTAACTACAGCCAAACCAAGTGTCCCCTAAGGTTCAAGCACGAACCTTAACGGAAACCGAGTGTTTAACACGAGAGTGGTGGGGACAAACCGCGGGGGCAGAAACAGATCGTAGGCCAACTGCAGATGGAAGCCGTTGGCCTAAACGGTCACCACCCCAGGCGCCGCGCGGAGATGCACAAACGCATGAAGGAATCGGGAGACCAAGCCCTGGCCAGTACCTGGCGGTAACAGGCTCAGCGTACAGCTCTTTTTGAGGTTGTGggtggctctgaaaagagcctttggTGTCCGTTAAGTAGCACTAAGGACCAGAAGGGCCTCACTTGCCCTTGGCCTTATGGTGGCTTTCGGTCTTCTTGGGCAGCAGCACCGCCTGGATGTTGGGCAGGACACCGCCCTGCGCGATGGTCACGCGGCCCAGCAGCTTGTTGAGCTCCTCGTCGTTGCGGATGGCCAACTGCAGGTGGCGCGGGATGATGCGCGTCTTCTTGTTGTCTCTGGCCGCGTTACCAGCCAGCTCCAGGATCTCGGCAGTCAGGTACTCCAGCACCGCTGCCAGGTACACCGGGGCGCCGGCACCCACCCGCTCCGAGTAGTTGCCCTTACGAAGAAGGCGGTGCACACGGCCCACAGGAAACTGCAGACCGGCGCGGGAAGAGCGGGACTTCGCTTTTGCGCGAGCTTTGCCGCCCTGCTTGCCACGACCAGACATCTCTAACTGATAACCAAAAGAGTAACACGAACCCACGAGAAAGCTAGCGCTAACGACCCCGCAAGCGCCAACAAGCCCTTATATATGATCAGGAGGGAGGCTAGACTGCGCCTTTCTATTGGGTAGCAGCGTTAGCCAATCGTAAAAGGAACACGGCAAGCCTAATTTGCATATCCCTTGCTCTGCGATGACATAATGTGAAGTTGTAGTCAATCAAAAGCGAGCAATTTTGATCCTTCATTTGAATATGAGGCGTACAAATAGAGTTGGTGAAGCGGGCGTACGTGTCTCTCCACAGTTGCTAGCCAGTATGCCTGATCCGTCCAAGTCCACTCCAGCCCCCAAAAAGGGGTCTAAGAAAGCCGTTACTAAGGCGCAGAAAAAGGACGGCAAAAAACGCAAACGGGGCCGCAAGGAGAGCTACTCCATCTATGTATACAAGGTGCTGAAGCAGGTGCATCCTGACACTGGCATCTCGTCCAAGGCCATGGGCATCATGAACTCGTTCGTCAACGACATTTTCGAGCGCATCGCCAGCGAGGCCTCCCGCCTGGCGCATTACAACAAGCGCTCGACCATCACGTCCCGCGAGGTGCAGACGGCCGTGCGTCTGCTGCTGCCTGGGGAACTGGCCAAGCATGCTGTGTCCGAGGGCACCAAGGCTGTCACTAAGTACACCAGCTCCAAGTGAGGCGCTGCGCGGGCGTCCTCAATccaaaggctcttttcagagccaccCATACAGTCGTTAAAAGGGTCTTGAACACAGTGTATGGAGGATCTGATGGTTGCCACGCACCTGATGGGAATTCCCTGTTACTGGTTTAGACCAAGAGAGATGTGTTTGGAGTGAGGAATGTAGGTAGGGCTGCAGCTGCTCTGTCTGCTCTTCCTGAGGGTGGGATGTGGTCGATTGCCACGGGAGGAGGCAAGGGGCGTGAGTCCCCTCCCCAAGCCTCGAGTCTTCCCCAGGTGGGCGAGGTCACAAGCATAGTGGGATTCTGGGTGCCGCGCGTCCTGGGTGGCCTCTGATCTGCGTTCCTTTAGAACGTTTCCTGGGATAAACTGGCGTCTTATTCCCTGGATATGACCATTCTGGCATTATAGCATCCAATAGATCCTGCCCTAGCGGTTTGCTGGAACCGAGGTTGAAAAGGCGACACCCTGAATGCCTGCGTGCAGAAGCTGGATCTAGCCAGCGGCAGCAGCCGGCAGGTTTAGTGGTTAGGGGATGGAAGGATTTGGGAAAGAATCCTGTTGTTTTGAGCAAATGAGTTGCTGTTCTAAGctgctttattttctgtaaagCACTGGTATCAGAATTTTCCacactctgcattttttttttttttctcggaGAATGCCATTTTGGTCTGGCAGGAAATCTTACCTGTGGGAAGAACACAGCTTCCTTTGGTTTGGCTTTTATTTATGGAGAGAGGATTCATGATAATTACTTGAACTGTTATAAGATATATTGAGAGTCTTATCGCCGACTCTAGCACAGAATAATAGGTACGTTTAGACTGTTGCTAAGGGACAGTCGCgggaagaaaatgtctccactgGTATTTTCTACAGTAGCTGTGCCGCCTCCCCCTTTCCACATAAAAAGGATTTTTGACAACTTCAAACGCTTTAAAGTTAGCATCTGAAAGTCAAGTAGCTGCAAAGATGAAAATGGCAACATaggactcttttttaaaattagtcttaAAAATACCATTAGAACATTAACACGAGTCAGTTCAAAGTAAATCAAGTTCTTTAACAGATGTTTCAGATTATTTTCTCtcagaatttgtctttatttttcttctgcctcaAATTCTGCCAACAGcaattatatgtatattacattttACCAATTGCTGATCTCCAGAGTTTTCTACTGGAGTTTAAACATGCCAACCAAATTATCTCTGCGTTCAAAAAGGTACACCAGGAAAGCAGACAATTGTTTAAGACACGAATCATGGTACGTTAGTGAAGCTGAGTCTTCCGCTGAGTCTTGATTGGAGGAGGGGTTGGGTGGGAGACTACACTCTGGACCTCTAGTATGTTAGCCAAGTCTCTACCACTGAGATGCCCCTcatccctcttctttcccctaTTCAAATCCATTCATGGGTACAAGTAGTTAGTGTGTAATATAGAGCATTATTTTCATTCgacatctttttataaaaatatataagtatatattaataGAAGCCTTGTCATAATTGCTTGACCCAGTACATTTCTTCTTTAGTTACAACTGAAAACATAAACCATGATCCATCATCATAGGGGAGACCACGTTCTGTCTtgtgtctgctctctctctctctctcacacacacacacacacacacacacacacaccattgtgtCAGTGTCATCATGTAGGCcttgctggtctagaactcactatataggctgtcccggaactcagagatctgcctgcctgtgcctccctagtgctgggattaaaggcattcaccaccatggACCCATGCCAGTATTCTTAATCATCTCCAAAATAGAGGATTTGGAAGCCAGACGTGGTGTTGTCGACTTGAAATGGCAGCGGttgggaggagcagaggcaggggaatctttgTATGTTCAACACTAGTGTGGTCTGCATATCAGGTTCCAGGCtattcagagctacacagtgagactgtcaccaaacaaaacagaaacaggatttacattaaaaaaaaaaaaaaaaaaaggctgaataCAATCCTCTGTGAACTGATTCTAAGTGACTGTCAAGGCTTCTGACACTTTTGCTATACTGAGGAAGTACTCCATTACAGACCTGGATGGCCGGCCCCGGAGTCAActatccattttaaaattttagctatGAATGTTTCCCATgcatttatgtgcaccacatgtgtgcagaagtcagaaaagggggTCAGATCACTTAGAACTAGCATTATTGATGGCTGTCAGCCATTAATGATCCAGTcattgtgggtgctaggaattgaactcagatcctctgcaagagctatTAGTATTCTTAAccctgggccatttctccagctccagttttaaaggaatatttgCAGCTGCTTTGTTTAGGCTCGGGACAACATACGGTTTTAATAAACTCTAACCTTTGCCTCTAGGAGAAAGACGAGCCTGGCAGAGGAACCTAAACATTTTTAGTACAAAAGATAGAATCAGCGAGCAACTCTAACACCCAATCATAATTTCCAAGTATAGTTCTATAGCAATACATTTATAGTTGTTGGTAATACaatggtttaatttttaaaaaatatttatttatttatttatttatttatttatttatttatttattatgtatacaatattctgtctgtgtgtatgcctgcagatggttgtgagccaccatgtggttgctgggaaccgaactcaggacctttggaagagcaggcaatttcttaaccactgagccatctctccagccccaatggtttaatttttaaatttttttctgacaaAAACTGGAAGTTGAGAATAAGCTGCCCAGGTGTGTTACTTTGGCAGCTACAGCTCAGAATGGGGAAGATTTGTCCTCCTGTAGGATATGAATATTAAGGAGGTGACAATGTGGAAaactgtctgtgctgctgagattttataatatagaaaacGGAGAGCAACTAACTGTGTCCAAACTCAGAGTCTGCAGTTCCATGTCATGACAGTGAAAGGCCAGGTGACAGTGTAGCAGTGAACAGCAAATACGTGAGAATTTGTAATAGCAACAATGAGGACAATGCAAATAATGTGTTTTCTGGATCTGAAAAACTTAATGCTAGTGAGGgtggagggggaaagagggatCCGCAGGCGTGCAGTCTGAGATAATGACGAAACAGCCATTCCCCAGTCTCAGCTAGATGCTCAAGATAAACTTGCTAATTATTAGGGAACAGACTAGGAATTTTGAGCAAGGGAAAAAGCTGTCTCTTTAAGAAGAAGTTACCGACAGAAAGACTCGCCTTTCCTGTGAGACAGTAAGAGGTTAAATGTTGACAAATGAGCGCCTGTCACTGGAGGTGGTGTGAGGAGAAAGTCGCCATTGTCCACCCGAGAAACCAACATGCAGTCGGAACCAAGGGCAACCAGGAGCTCATGGAAGATGGGCTTCTCCCACATACAATGAACCACTCATATTGGAATTTTAGAGGGACAGTAGTTTGACTGTTCTTGCACTTAGTCATTAATGTGGACATAAATTGAGCAGAGCACATataggttttgggtttttttttgctgttgttttaattaaAGGCACCGATTTACTTAATTTAAAAGGACGTTTCACCATTTACTAGAGTTGTgttaatgtatacacacatttttatgatctatattcacagacacacacacacatgtatacattgaGATGAAACAAAAGAACATTTCATCGTTTAAATACATGCGTGGATAAAATGTCAGAATTTTCCCTGGTCAGATTTTGGCTTAGTGGTAAGGTTGGTGAGCAAGGGGCTGTGCATGGCATTTTTAGGCGTTTCGAGTAAAATACCACAGCATACCTGTCTAAACTGTTTTTGTCTGCAAGAGCGCTAAGGGTCTAATCCTggcaaggggaggaaggaagcaaagggaTGGAGGAAAATGGCTCCGAAAGCATCAGTCACGAAAGCACAACCTGAGCCTCAACACAGCACTCCGCAAGACATAGGGGAGGCGGATGGAGAGGGTGAAAAGATGAGAGATCCTGCTGCTGacgccccccaccccaaccccaaccgCGCAGTCCATCCCAAAATACCCCCGGAAGCCATCCACTTAACTACATTTTCTGTGGCCAAAATTGAACCaaatcaatttctttattaatgtaTCTTTATAAAGAAGGCATGTATTACCTTCGTGTCCCAATGTCCAGTACAACCCCCATCccaatgcacatcaaataaatgACAGTTCTTTATCATGCCAGGTAGCACGCTCCTTTTTTGAGATTGGAAggtggctctgaaaagagcctttggGTTGGGGACGCCCGCGCAGCGCCTCACTTGGAGCTGGTGTACTTGGTGACAGCCTTGGTGCCCTCGGACACAGCATGCTTGGCCAGTTCCCCAGGCAGCAGCAGACGCACGGCCGTCTGCACCTCGCGGGACGTGATGGTCGAGCGCTTGTTGTAATGCGCCAGGCGGGAGGCCTCGCTGGCGATGCGCTCGAAAATGTCGTTGACGAACGAGTTCATGATGC containing:
- the LOC119812666 gene encoding histone H2A type 3, which codes for MSGRGKQGGKARAKAKSRSSRAGLQFPVGRVHRLLRKGNYSERVGAGAPVYLAAVLEYLTAEILELAGNAARDNKKTRIIPRHLQLAIRNDEELNKLLGRVTIAQGGVLPNIQAVLLPKKTESHHKAKGK
- the LOC119812802 gene encoding histone H2B type 3-B, whose product is MPDPSKSTPAPKKGSKKAVTKAQKKDGKKRKRGRKESYSIYVYKVLKQVHPDTGISSKAMGIMNSFVNDIFERIASEASRLAHYNKRSTITSREVQTAVRLLLPGELAKHAVSEGTKAVTKYTSSK
- the LOC119812439 gene encoding histone H2B type 3-A translates to MPEPSRSTPAPKKGSKKAITKAQKKDGKKRKRGRKESYSIYVYKVLKQVHPDTGISSKAMGIMNSFVNDIFERIASEASRLAHYNKRSTITSREVQTAVRLLLPGELAKHAVSEGTKAVTKYTSSK